Proteins encoded by one window of Fodinicurvata sp. EGI_FJ10296:
- a CDS encoding glycosyltransferase, with product MQNAARGALRLAFYSEADVEAFPSLKRNAARIDILLPDWFELERSGLRSSAGASNAHAWVQQERDPPEIFPVMSTALPAHEVHRLLALPDRRAGIIADTAEHLRAGDFDGVAISMPYSPRIGHRSLVMFLDQLRRALAPEGRRLVLMAPPLATTGHLRELSRAVDYVIVPTHGQAGSDRTGPIASQGRFEAELAHYRSGVAREKLIVSVGSYGREWTEAGIDELISVQQAWQRADDHGASISFDPATLNPGFRYRTTSDGARTVWYLDAVTAFNHLKAVFAEPPAGIAVWRLGLEDQGIWDVAGRDALPDAQGMASLNVVPAGYGMLDAARGALLSARPGAQGRRTTTYHNGLGLIVGQVMADVPLQARLAQYTAIDDRVLALTFDDGPDPVFTPRILDVLAQKDVKATFYVVGTPAFAHPDLMARIVAEGHDFGNHTFFHPDLTHRGAELIAAEITATQRLFEAQLGRGSLLFRPPFASTQYQYLERSPTLWATVSEMGYLFGGIDISAYDYYSWSPEQIAERVVNGVRRGQGQAILLHDSGGNRTPTVEALPIIIDTLRAEGYRFVTTHELVGLPRDALMPPLVEGSILAEGATMLRDGAIRVFRGLFAVLPTLFIATALFGMARLVLIAGSAIVQRRRQDRSCQAGFQGSVAVLVPAYNEETVICDTVLGLLEATVANQLVITVIDDGSTDRTAAVVEETFAADARVKVLRKPNGGKASALNHGFAMCDADVIVAIDGDTVLRPDAIGHLLAPFKDPEVGAVAGTVLVGNTMNLLTRFQALEYIVGQNLERTAFELYSAIGVVPGAIGAWRRTAVVSVGGYASDTLAEDGDLTIALQRAGWRVCNAPAAVALTEAPQTLGSFMKQRFRWLFGTLQVTFKHRGAFLARPGGVSLVTLPNVMFQYAFTLIAPLMDLVLVISLLSLLFSIMAPGAGIDNETLVVLALYWAVFQAFDLFAAGVGLALHGDRRAWRLLPLLMIQRFTYRQLLYVIAIRALLAAVRGNLVGWGKLMRTGLVVGAASLSKSMRN from the coding sequence GTGCAAAATGCGGCGCGCGGTGCCTTGCGGCTCGCGTTCTATTCGGAAGCCGATGTTGAAGCCTTTCCGTCGCTCAAGCGAAATGCGGCGCGGATTGATATCCTACTGCCGGATTGGTTCGAACTGGAGCGGAGTGGTTTGCGCTCTTCGGCGGGCGCAAGCAACGCGCATGCCTGGGTGCAACAGGAGCGCGACCCGCCGGAGATTTTTCCAGTGATGTCCACGGCATTGCCGGCGCACGAGGTGCACAGGCTGCTGGCATTGCCTGACCGCCGTGCAGGCATCATCGCTGACACAGCGGAGCATCTGCGCGCTGGTGATTTCGATGGCGTGGCGATTTCGATGCCATACTCGCCTCGTATCGGGCACAGGTCATTAGTGATGTTTCTGGACCAGCTCAGGCGGGCACTTGCGCCCGAGGGGCGCCGGTTGGTCCTGATGGCCCCACCGCTCGCCACGACCGGCCACTTGCGCGAGCTTTCCAGAGCCGTCGACTACGTCATCGTTCCGACGCACGGACAGGCCGGCTCGGATCGAACGGGTCCGATCGCAAGCCAAGGGCGTTTCGAGGCTGAACTGGCCCACTACCGGTCCGGGGTCGCGCGCGAGAAACTGATCGTGTCCGTTGGATCCTATGGCCGCGAGTGGACAGAGGCCGGAATAGACGAACTGATTTCCGTGCAGCAGGCCTGGCAGAGAGCGGATGACCATGGTGCCTCGATATCTTTCGACCCGGCGACGCTGAATCCGGGATTTCGATATCGGACGACATCGGATGGTGCGCGTACCGTCTGGTACCTCGATGCGGTGACCGCCTTCAATCACCTCAAGGCGGTATTTGCCGAGCCACCGGCGGGAATTGCCGTTTGGCGGCTTGGCCTCGAAGACCAGGGGATCTGGGACGTCGCTGGCCGCGATGCCCTTCCCGATGCGCAAGGCATGGCGTCGCTCAATGTGGTTCCGGCGGGGTACGGTATGCTCGATGCGGCACGCGGCGCGCTGCTGTCGGCCCGGCCCGGGGCGCAGGGTCGCCGAACCACGACCTATCATAACGGACTCGGACTCATCGTCGGGCAGGTCATGGCAGATGTCCCGCTTCAAGCGAGGCTGGCGCAGTACACCGCGATCGATGACAGGGTGTTGGCGCTCACTTTCGACGATGGTCCGGATCCGGTTTTCACGCCCCGGATCCTCGACGTCCTGGCGCAGAAAGACGTCAAGGCGACATTCTACGTGGTTGGAACGCCGGCTTTCGCGCACCCCGACCTGATGGCGCGCATAGTCGCCGAGGGCCACGATTTCGGCAATCATACGTTCTTCCATCCGGATCTCACCCATCGCGGCGCTGAGTTGATTGCGGCGGAGATCACAGCAACCCAGCGGCTGTTCGAAGCGCAGTTGGGGCGCGGATCGCTGCTGTTCCGGCCCCCCTTCGCGAGTACCCAATACCAGTATCTGGAACGATCGCCGACGCTTTGGGCAACGGTATCGGAGATGGGATACCTGTTCGGCGGCATCGATATTAGTGCATACGATTACTACTCATGGTCGCCCGAACAGATCGCGGAACGGGTTGTCAATGGTGTGCGTCGCGGGCAGGGCCAAGCGATCCTGCTGCATGATTCGGGCGGAAATCGTACACCCACAGTAGAAGCGTTGCCGATCATAATCGACACACTGCGTGCTGAAGGATACCGGTTTGTCACCACCCACGAACTCGTCGGTCTGCCGCGCGATGCACTGATGCCGCCGCTGGTCGAGGGTTCGATTCTGGCTGAGGGCGCCACGATGCTCCGCGACGGGGCAATTCGGGTATTTCGCGGCCTCTTTGCCGTCCTGCCAACGCTATTCATTGCCACGGCCCTCTTCGGAATGGCCCGGCTTGTGCTCATCGCAGGCTCAGCCATCGTGCAGCGCAGGCGCCAGGATCGGTCGTGCCAGGCCGGTTTCCAGGGGAGTGTCGCGGTCCTCGTGCCCGCTTACAACGAAGAGACGGTTATCTGCGACACGGTTCTGGGGCTGCTCGAGGCTACGGTCGCCAACCAGCTCGTCATCACCGTTATTGATGACGGATCGACCGACCGCACCGCGGCTGTCGTGGAGGAAACGTTTGCCGCGGATGCACGCGTAAAGGTGCTGCGCAAGCCAAATGGCGGCAAGGCGAGCGCACTGAACCACGGCTTTGCAATGTGCGATGCCGATGTCATCGTTGCCATCGATGGCGACACCGTATTGAGGCCCGACGCGATCGGCCACCTTCTGGCGCCGTTCAAAGATCCGGAGGTCGGTGCCGTCGCCGGTACCGTTCTTGTCGGAAACACAATGAATCTGCTGACACGCTTTCAGGCCCTTGAATACATTGTTGGCCAGAATCTCGAGCGGACCGCGTTCGAACTCTACAGTGCGATCGGTGTGGTGCCGGGTGCGATCGGGGCTTGGCGGCGCACCGCCGTCGTCTCGGTCGGGGGCTACGCGAGCGATACGCTCGCCGAAGACGGCGACCTGACCATTGCACTCCAACGGGCGGGCTGGCGCGTTTGCAATGCCCCGGCCGCAGTGGCGTTGACCGAGGCGCCGCAAACTCTGGGCAGTTTCATGAAGCAGCGATTCCGCTGGCTGTTCGGAACACTTCAGGTCACATTCAAGCACCGCGGCGCATTCCTGGCCCGCCCGGGCGGCGTGTCGCTCGTAACTCTCCCAAACGTCATGTTCCAATACGCTTTCACGTTGATCGCGCCGCTCATGGATCTTGTATTAGTGATCTCGTTACTGTCGCTTCTATTCTCGATTATGGCGCCGGGTGCGGGAATCGACAATGAAACATTGGTTGTGCTCGCGCTCTACTGGGCAGTATTTCAGGCGTTTGATCTCTTCGCGGCGGGTGTTGGGCTGGCGCTGCACGGAGATCGCAGGGCGTGGCGTCTGCTGCCTCTCTTGATGATACAGCGGTTTACGTATCGACAGCTTCTATACGTTATCGCGATCCGGGCGCTGCTGGCCGCGGTTCGCGGCAATCTCGTCGGTTGGGGTAAACTGATGCGCACGGGTCTGGTGGTCGGCGCGGCGTCGTTATCGAAATCCATGCGGAACTAG
- a CDS encoding cytochrome P450 — protein MSKPQTAADLPPPPRLPGLPLLGNTLDLLTKDTKTYFIDAYRQHGPVFKINFLFKDYTVLAGAEALDHFTKSNEKGLSRRAFFGAMDEEVGGVVLLSEPLGTFQHLRGQARIAFSRQLASEFIGQIIAAVDTALDQHPPGRGKAAEVSVMDFTTRIAFDEYSRLMCGESLAAHYESAQKYAHWVMNIGVKKWPKWSARLPAYKKARAEVIAMIESVLDSYERRPADHGMPYTILDALMDARTDDGEPLARNDLIATIQYGIIGTIIYMNRTISFLLHDLLSNPEAYARVREEVASIYAAGPPDSLGLRGMSVLRGALKESMRLHPVSLGMPFMVDESFAFNGHAVEKGLFCVYTGVPAHYAPNFYPQPDRFEPDRCRAPRNEHKQRGAYAPYGFGRRLCPAVGLVETLVLCTVSRIIHRREMVMVPEGDPLRTVLSPLPGPDNRFRIRFTEERTDQESGGADRWKLAANALEELFGGDRLRDPLLRERLGRVQERRFNSGSLILRQGDTAEAFYVLVDGTIKVSAGREERPLAVLSAGAAFGEIGLLGEGRRTANCRASSDVVVLEMQRDDFMAIVRDSDLVPGEIAASVRQRYLADRAQQALPSLGADKVKSLIGAGDIQTVPAGEVIIRQGDEAENFYIVLTGRVDVSVAPEAGAGIGPGPSTAEVVATLGPGEFFGEIGILESRPRTATVTAATGEAVDLLVISRQVLLDLVEKTPQARADLASVMLERIVGGAREEPAAR, from the coding sequence ATGTCAAAGCCGCAAACCGCCGCCGATCTTCCGCCGCCGCCCCGTCTGCCCGGCCTGCCGCTGCTCGGCAATACGCTGGACCTGCTGACCAAAGACACGAAAACCTATTTCATCGATGCCTATCGCCAACACGGCCCGGTGTTCAAGATCAATTTCCTGTTCAAGGACTACACCGTCCTTGCCGGGGCCGAGGCGCTGGACCATTTCACCAAATCGAACGAGAAGGGGCTCAGCCGACGGGCCTTTTTCGGTGCGATGGACGAGGAAGTGGGCGGCGTCGTGCTGCTCAGCGAGCCGCTTGGCACGTTTCAGCATCTGCGAGGGCAGGCCCGGATCGCGTTCTCGCGCCAACTGGCGTCGGAGTTCATTGGGCAGATCATCGCCGCCGTCGATACGGCGCTCGACCAACACCCGCCCGGCCGGGGTAAGGCCGCCGAAGTCTCGGTCATGGACTTCACGACCCGAATCGCCTTTGACGAATACAGCCGTCTGATGTGCGGGGAAAGCCTGGCCGCACACTACGAGTCGGCACAGAAATATGCACATTGGGTCATGAATATTGGCGTCAAGAAATGGCCGAAATGGTCGGCCCGGCTGCCGGCCTACAAAAAGGCGCGGGCCGAGGTAATCGCGATGATCGAGAGCGTACTGGACAGCTATGAACGCCGTCCGGCCGATCACGGCATGCCCTATACGATCCTGGATGCCCTGATGGACGCCCGAACCGATGACGGCGAACCGCTGGCCCGCAACGATCTGATCGCGACGATCCAGTATGGCATCATCGGCACGATCATTTACATGAACCGGACGATCTCGTTCCTGCTTCACGACCTGTTGTCGAATCCCGAAGCCTATGCCCGGGTGCGCGAGGAAGTCGCGAGCATCTATGCCGCCGGACCGCCGGACAGCCTCGGCCTGCGCGGAATGAGTGTCCTGCGTGGCGCGCTGAAGGAGTCCATGCGGCTTCACCCGGTTTCCCTGGGCATGCCGTTCATGGTCGACGAATCCTTCGCCTTCAACGGTCACGCCGTCGAAAAGGGGTTGTTCTGCGTCTATACCGGGGTGCCCGCCCATTATGCGCCCAACTTCTATCCGCAACCCGACCGCTTCGAACCGGACCGCTGCCGCGCGCCCCGCAACGAGCACAAGCAACGCGGCGCCTATGCACCCTATGGTTTCGGCCGACGGCTCTGTCCGGCGGTCGGGCTGGTCGAAACGCTGGTGCTGTGCACGGTCAGCCGGATCATCCATCGCCGCGAAATGGTGATGGTGCCGGAAGGCGATCCGCTGCGCACGGTGCTGTCGCCGCTTCCCGGTCCGGACAATCGCTTTCGCATTCGGTTCACCGAGGAACGCACCGACCAGGAATCCGGCGGCGCCGACCGTTGGAAACTGGCGGCCAATGCTCTGGAGGAGCTGTTCGGCGGCGACCGGTTGCGCGATCCGCTGCTGCGCGAGCGGCTCGGCCGGGTGCAGGAGCGGCGGTTCAATTCCGGCAGCCTGATCCTGCGGCAGGGCGACACTGCCGAGGCGTTCTATGTTCTGGTCGACGGCACCATTAAGGTCTCGGCCGGACGCGAGGAGCGGCCGCTGGCTGTATTGTCGGCCGGTGCGGCGTTCGGTGAAATCGGACTGCTGGGCGAGGGACGGCGCACTGCGAATTGTCGGGCGTCAAGCGATGTCGTTGTGCTGGAAATGCAGCGCGACGACTTTATGGCGATCGTGCGCGACAGCGATCTGGTGCCCGGCGAAATCGCGGCCAGCGTCCGCCAGCGCTATCTGGCCGACCGCGCGCAGCAGGCGCTACCCAGCCTTGGCGCCGACAAGGTCAAGTCGCTGATCGGCGCCGGCGATATCCAGACCGTTCCCGCGGGCGAGGTGATCATCCGCCAGGGCGACGAGGCGGAGAACTTCTATATCGTCCTGACCGGCCGCGTCGACGTTTCGGTCGCCCCAGAGGCCGGGGCCGGGATTGGCCCCGGGCCAAGCACCGCCGAAGTCGTCGCGACGCTGGGCCCTGGCGAATTCTTCGGCGAGATCGGCATCCTGGAATCCCGGCCGCGCACTGCGACGGTAACCGCTGCGACCGGCGAGGCCGTCGACCTGCTCGTCATCTCCCGTCAGGTGCTGCTCGATCTGGTCGAGAAAACGCCGCAAGCTCGTGCAGACCTTGCATCGGTGATGCTTGAACGCATCGTCGGGGGCGCGCGGGAAGAACCGGCCGCCCGGTAG
- a CDS encoding adenylate/guanylate cyclase domain-containing protein, whose protein sequence is MASSAPSSSTGHPATLRPGTEGEWAALIEAQIGEGQFFLAYDTYREAVHHWPDSLRLRLQGVLALLRGGAIEEAQRALQPLEMRLETRRQRQRRVAVALRRALADPHDDEGIALTIAELQAAARPDAPDLETPETLRLIIEIQIEIWVRLGERHHIEHGRDIAEDAYQTTGSAYDGITAAVLMAMTGDVDKARTLAARVRDEDAPADGGDAEFLRYHITRGTASLVLGETDAAVAAFGRAVDETARHYPTVIGLLDRLDLIAHAGIDVPRAVTDLLRLPRTAIFAGQPLDHPDAETPTFPVWAENRVAEAIRERLAALDIEVGYCGASAGSDLLFIEAMLDRGAEVHVFLPFAFDDFVAHRVAYAGGTWERRFRNAMKLVTSVTYATEEPYLGHDVLLRYNNTLIEGVARVQSIMRRTQPELIVVWDHEASTGPGSTADFMDGWPDITRLHLIDLDDARAAAEPPMAPPPARPGFKTGRQSGTSDRRVAGEPPAGPHRVIRTMLFADMAGYSRMGDGELPGLWEGLGGIADAVGHHARSLTLIESWGDAIYAVMQTATALADYAFALLMAIDAHRRKHQDEADTIPLLELRVALHAGPVYQGINPLTGRDIVYGSQVSRAARIEPVSLAGHVYASQQFVAMLVSEQNAERHAAEATGGTFRDSYACEYIGNLSLAKNYGRQPIYRIRRLAE, encoded by the coding sequence ATGGCCTCTTCTGCCCCCTCATCCTCCACCGGTCACCCGGCGACGCTTCGCCCCGGCACCGAAGGCGAATGGGCGGCTCTGATCGAGGCACAGATCGGCGAGGGTCAGTTCTTCCTTGCCTACGACACCTACCGCGAGGCCGTCCACCACTGGCCAGACAGTCTGCGTCTGAGGCTTCAGGGAGTGCTGGCGCTGCTGCGCGGCGGGGCGATCGAAGAGGCTCAGCGGGCGCTCCAGCCACTGGAAATGCGGCTGGAAACCCGTCGCCAGCGACAGCGCCGCGTCGCTGTCGCCCTTCGCCGGGCATTGGCGGATCCGCACGACGACGAAGGCATTGCGCTGACGATCGCGGAGCTGCAAGCGGCCGCCCGCCCCGACGCGCCCGATCTCGAAACGCCGGAAACGCTGCGCCTGATCATCGAGATCCAGATCGAAATCTGGGTGCGGCTGGGCGAGCGCCACCATATCGAACATGGCCGCGACATTGCCGAAGACGCCTATCAGACAACCGGATCGGCCTATGACGGCATCACGGCCGCCGTCCTCATGGCGATGACCGGCGACGTCGACAAGGCGCGCACGCTGGCGGCGCGGGTCCGCGACGAGGATGCTCCGGCCGACGGCGGCGATGCCGAGTTTCTGCGCTATCACATCACGCGCGGCACGGCGTCCCTCGTTCTGGGCGAGACCGATGCCGCCGTGGCGGCCTTCGGCCGCGCCGTGGACGAAACGGCGCGCCATTATCCGACCGTCATCGGTCTGCTGGACCGCCTGGACCTGATCGCCCATGCCGGCATCGACGTCCCCAGGGCCGTTACTGATCTGTTGCGGCTCCCCCGGACGGCAATTTTCGCCGGGCAGCCGCTGGATCATCCCGATGCGGAGACACCCACCTTCCCGGTCTGGGCCGAAAACCGCGTCGCCGAAGCAATCCGCGAACGGCTCGCCGCGCTCGACATCGAAGTCGGCTACTGCGGTGCAAGCGCCGGATCGGATCTGCTGTTCATCGAGGCCATGCTCGATCGCGGCGCAGAGGTCCATGTCTTCCTGCCTTTTGCCTTCGATGATTTCGTCGCCCACCGCGTTGCCTATGCCGGCGGAACCTGGGAACGCCGGTTTCGCAATGCGATGAAGCTGGTGACGTCGGTCACCTACGCGACCGAAGAGCCGTATCTGGGCCACGATGTTCTGCTGCGATACAACAACACACTGATCGAGGGGGTGGCGCGGGTTCAGTCCATCATGCGCCGCACCCAGCCGGAGCTGATCGTCGTCTGGGATCACGAAGCGTCGACCGGCCCCGGCAGCACCGCCGATTTCATGGACGGCTGGCCCGACATCACCCGCCTTCACCTGATCGACCTGGACGATGCGCGCGCGGCCGCCGAACCGCCGATGGCGCCGCCGCCAGCCCGGCCCGGCTTCAAGACCGGCCGTCAGTCCGGCACAAGTGACCGGCGCGTGGCGGGCGAGCCGCCGGCCGGCCCCCACCGCGTCATCCGGACCATGCTGTTCGCCGACATGGCCGGCTATAGCCGGATGGGCGACGGCGAATTGCCGGGATTGTGGGAGGGTCTTGGCGGCATTGCCGACGCGGTCGGCCATCACGCCCGGTCGCTGACCCTGATCGAAAGCTGGGGCGACGCGATCTATGCAGTTATGCAGACGGCCACCGCCCTGGCCGATTATGCCTTCGCGCTACTGATGGCCATCGACGCCCACCGCCGCAAGCACCAGGACGAAGCGGACACCATTCCGCTGCTGGAACTCCGGGTGGCCCTGCATGCCGGGCCGGTCTACCAGGGCATAAACCCGTTGACCGGGCGCGATATCGTCTATGGCAGCCAGGTCAGCCGCGCAGCACGGATCGAGCCGGTTTCGCTGGCCGGCCATGTCTATGCCTCGCAGCAGTTCGTGGCGATGCTGGTGTCCGAGCAGAACGCCGAGCGTCATGCCGCCGAAGCGACCGGCGGCACCTTCCGCGACAGCTATGCCTGCGAGTATATCGGCAACCTGTCGCTGGCCAAGAACTATGGCCGCCAGCCTATCTACCGGATACGGCGGCTGGCGGAATAG
- a CDS encoding patatin-like phospholipase family protein, which translates to MKSVDRKPLNIALQGGGSHGAFTWGVLDRFLEADCFDFEGIVGTSAGAMNAAALAYGLKTGGPEKAREALTAYWEAMMKVGAFAPWPSMIDRMIGDGNIKYSPAFAFSDALTKVMSPYALNPLGYNPIEPIISKVVDFDALRASGPGPKLFLCATNVMNGRVKVFQGDELSVESVLASACLPFMYHAVEIDGEYYWDGGYMGNPPLFPIFYNCDCRDVLVVQITPINLSELPTDSTSIFDRINGLSFNSSLMREMRVVNFISDLVRRGIDDGGRLKEVFIHTIDTEETMNKLGASSQANLDRKFIGGLFERGREQADVFLSAHFDKVGVESSTDIEEKFM; encoded by the coding sequence ATGAAATCGGTTGACCGCAAGCCGCTGAACATCGCCCTGCAGGGCGGCGGATCACATGGAGCCTTTACCTGGGGCGTTCTTGACCGGTTCCTGGAAGCCGACTGTTTCGACTTCGAAGGTATCGTCGGGACCAGCGCCGGGGCCATGAACGCCGCGGCCCTGGCTTATGGCCTGAAGACCGGCGGTCCCGAAAAGGCCCGAGAGGCGCTGACGGCCTATTGGGAAGCCATGATGAAGGTCGGCGCCTTTGCGCCCTGGCCATCGATGATCGACCGGATGATCGGCGACGGGAATATCAAATACTCGCCGGCCTTTGCCTTCAGCGATGCGTTGACCAAGGTCATGTCGCCTTACGCGCTCAACCCGCTCGGCTATAATCCGATCGAGCCGATTATCTCGAAGGTCGTGGATTTCGACGCGTTGCGGGCATCCGGTCCGGGCCCCAAACTTTTCCTGTGCGCCACCAATGTCATGAACGGCAGGGTCAAGGTTTTCCAGGGCGACGAACTGTCGGTCGAGTCCGTTCTGGCGTCGGCCTGTCTGCCCTTTATGTATCATGCTGTCGAAATCGACGGCGAATATTACTGGGATGGCGGCTATATGGGCAATCCGCCATTGTTCCCGATCTTCTACAACTGCGATTGCCGCGACGTTCTCGTCGTTCAGATCACACCGATCAACCTGTCGGAACTGCCCACCGACTCGACCTCGATCTTCGACCGCATCAACGGGTTGAGCTTCAATTCCTCGCTCATGCGCGAAATGCGGGTCGTGAATTTCATTTCCGACCTCGTTCGGCGCGGGATCGACGATGGCGGTCGCCTGAAGGAAGTCTTCATCCATACGATCGACACCGAAGAGACGATGAACAAGCTCGGCGCCTCCAGTCAGGCCAATCTCGACCGCAAATTCATCGGCGGCCTGTTCGAACGGGGCCGCGAGCAGGCCGATGTGTTCCTGTCGGCTCATTTCGACAAGGTCGGCGTCGAGTCATCGACCGATATCGAAGAAAAATTCATGTAA
- a CDS encoding metallophosphoesterase: MVDSDSSTSKPDLNNPDSSRNSGNQAGTLPAPATAPAHPGARNGDIRLFALADLHSPYRTLSRLLRAVRDAIADRDKPTAIVINGDIFERGNAAALRSAGAADWQFVEALSALAPLIINIGNHETAIVDDLADFVARAETIGATVIGNIVDRRTGSLFARPSARLTLAGHRIAFMGLAATNPFVYRDAVRHTLGLVEPVGYARSVFDACMADADVPVVVSHAGIVADRAILPTLPDGTLVIGGHDHLCLDYRQSRSRYLHGGSWGNALSVIDIAVDASGPRYDAHLIPITADMPADDALETAIADILATHLSASDREIIARMPVSRNLAESALMATRAVRQTAGADIAFLGHTTFGAGLAAGPLTRYDFDTFVRFDGAILTADISGRTLAGIMDGANQHRATALDAFTGDFVYAESIDVDPSARYRIATNDWIATNQRAYLGTDGIAFQPLDDVRLKESVERFVATQAAAQT; the protein is encoded by the coding sequence ATGGTCGACTCCGACAGCAGCACCAGCAAGCCCGACCTGAACAACCCGGATTCCAGTCGGAATTCCGGCAATCAGGCCGGGACGCTGCCGGCGCCGGCCACGGCACCCGCGCATCCTGGCGCACGAAATGGTGACATTCGGTTATTCGCTCTCGCAGATCTGCACTCACCCTATCGAACGCTTTCCCGACTGCTGCGGGCCGTCCGCGATGCCATCGCGGACCGCGATAAGCCCACAGCGATCGTCATCAACGGCGACATCTTCGAGCGCGGCAATGCCGCCGCCCTCAGATCCGCGGGCGCCGCCGACTGGCAGTTCGTCGAGGCGCTGTCGGCACTGGCCCCCCTGATCATCAATATCGGCAATCATGAAACGGCGATCGTTGACGACCTGGCCGATTTCGTCGCGCGGGCCGAGACGATTGGCGCAACGGTCATTGGCAATATCGTCGACCGGCGCACCGGCAGCCTGTTCGCGCGCCCGTCGGCCCGGCTGACACTGGCCGGACACCGGATCGCCTTTATGGGATTGGCGGCGACCAACCCGTTCGTCTATCGCGATGCCGTCCGCCATACGCTGGGACTGGTCGAGCCGGTCGGCTATGCCCGCTCCGTCTTCGACGCATGCATGGCCGATGCAGATGTGCCCGTGGTGGTCAGTCATGCCGGTATCGTCGCCGACCGCGCCATTCTGCCAACGCTACCTGACGGCACGCTTGTGATCGGCGGCCACGACCATCTCTGTCTCGATTACCGCCAGTCCCGCTCCCGCTATCTTCATGGCGGATCGTGGGGCAATGCCCTGAGTGTGATCGATATCGCGGTTGACGCGAGCGGCCCCCGCTACGACGCCCACCTGATCCCGATCACCGCCGATATGCCGGCCGACGACGCGCTGGAAACCGCGATTGCCGACATTCTGGCGACCCATCTGAGCGCTTCGGACCGGGAGATCATCGCAAGGATGCCGGTTTCGCGAAATCTGGCGGAAAGCGCGCTGATGGCAACCCGGGCAGTACGCCAGACGGCCGGTGCCGATATCGCCTTTCTCGGCCACACCACCTTCGGGGCCGGACTGGCCGCCGGGCCGCTCACCCGCTACGACTTCGATACGTTCGTGCGGTTCGATGGTGCGATCCTGACCGCCGACATCTCCGGGCGAACACTCGCCGGCATCATGGATGGCGCCAACCAGCATCGCGCCACCGCGCTCGATGCGTTTACCGGCGATTTCGTCTATGCCGAGTCGATCGACGTCGATCCGTCGGCGCGCTATCGCATCGCCACAAACGATTGGATCGCCACCAATCAGCGGGCCTATCTCGGCACCGACGGCATCGCGTTTCAGCCGCTCGACGACGTCCGGCTGAAGGAAAGCGTGGAACGGTTCGTTGCGACACAGGCAGCTGCCCAGACCTGA
- a CDS encoding ROK family transcriptional regulator — MTKPRNTAMIRRLNTARIFQAVQRSPLASQRDVHTLTGVDKATISAVVADLEAAGLLERVPRAGRLGQRSVGRPQVGLRIAASAGTFIGIRVEVATTRAVVTNLDGTVIAVREWPGERDVDALVDRLVSIIDDMAPNGTHGQPPCRGIGIGVPGLLDESGRVVFAPNLGWRDVPLGARLRRRLGPVPVFLDNEANAGALAERRFGVCQDSRTFLFVTGHSGVGGGLYLNGDLYRGGHGYAGEIGHIKVVAGGRRCGCGALGCLDAYASEQAIVSMLADRGILAPDAEAVAARACRGDPETLAVLAEAAGHLGVAISNLLHVIDPECVVLAGNFAPIAPFLEMPLAASIQANTIAPIGRHVRVLTSPLGADSVPMGGIALALEGFLTDGGWLNAEAEG, encoded by the coding sequence ATGACGAAGCCGCGCAACACGGCCATGATCCGGCGGCTGAACACGGCGCGGATCTTTCAGGCCGTGCAGCGATCACCGCTCGCGTCGCAACGGGACGTCCACACCCTGACCGGGGTCGACAAGGCGACGATTTCAGCCGTGGTTGCGGACCTGGAAGCGGCCGGACTGCTGGAACGCGTGCCCCGCGCGGGACGCCTCGGCCAACGCAGTGTCGGGCGGCCGCAGGTGGGCTTGCGGATTGCCGCCAGCGCGGGGACCTTCATCGGCATCCGGGTCGAAGTCGCCACCACCCGTGCCGTCGTGACCAATCTCGACGGCACCGTCATTGCCGTACGGGAATGGCCGGGAGAACGCGACGTCGATGCACTGGTCGACCGCCTCGTGTCGATCATCGACGATATGGCGCCGAACGGAACGCACGGTCAGCCGCCCTGCCGCGGCATCGGTATCGGTGTTCCCGGCCTGCTCGATGAGTCGGGAAGGGTTGTGTTCGCACCCAATCTCGGCTGGCGTGACGTGCCACTTGGCGCGCGGCTTCGGCGCCGGTTGGGCCCGGTGCCGGTATTCCTGGACAACGAAGCCAACGCCGGCGCTCTGGCCGAACGCCGGTTCGGTGTGTGCCAGGATTCGCGCACATTCCTGTTCGTTACCGGGCATTCGGGCGTCGGCGGCGGCCTGTATCTGAACGGTGATCTCTATCGCGGCGGTCACGGTTATGCCGGCGAGATCGGCCACATCAAGGTCGTGGCCGGCGGACGACGGTGCGGCTGCGGGGCGCTGGGATGCCTGGATGCCTATGCGTCGGAACAGGCGATCGTGTCGATGCTTGCCGACAGGGGCATCTTGGCCCCCGATGCCGAAGCCGTGGCCGCGCGCGCGTGTCGGGGCGACCCCGAGACGCTGGCGGTGCTCGCCGAGGCGGCGGGACATCTGGGCGTGGCGATCTCCAATCTGCTGCATGTCATCGATCCGGAATGCGTGGTGCTGGCCGGAAATTTCGCGCCGATTGCGCCATTCCTGGAGATGCCGCTTGCCGCCAGCATCCAGGCGAACACCATTGCACCGATAGGCCGGCATGTCCGGGTGCTGACCTCGCCGCTGGGCGCCGACAGTGTGCCCATGGGCGGTATTGCGCTGGCGCTTGAGGGGTTCCTGACCGATGGCGGCTGGCTCAACGCCGAGGCGGAGGGGTAG